The nucleotide sequence CGAAACTGCTCGGGCTGCAGAAGGCGCTCGACGACGCCACCGCTGCTGCAGTTGGTGCGCAGGCCGAGGTCACCCGGTTGGGCACGGAGATGGACGGGCTGGTCGCCACGCTGACCGGCCTGAACACCCAGATCGCCGCGAAGGAGGCCGAGATCCTGTCCCTGCAGGGGCGGGTCGCCCCGTTGCTGGCCGAGCTCAACAAGGTCGACGAGGCCGTCACCGCCGCCGAGGCCCAGCTGAGGACCCTCCAGGGGCAGCTGACGACGCTCGACGGTCAGGTCACCGCGGCGACGAAGAAGCTGCGCGAGCTGGAGGCGCAGAAGAAGCAGACAAAGGAGGCCATCGCCGCGCAGCGCACGACGGTGAACGCCCTGCAGGACCAGTTGGGCGCCGTGCAGAACCAGATCAAGGCGATCGACGACACCATCGCCCTCGGAGGCTGCGCCGCCTGACCGGGCGGCGCAGCCCGACGTGCACAGGAGGGGCCCCGGCTCGACGAGCCGGGGCCCCTCCGCCGTCGATCGACCGGAGGAGGTGAACGCGGTGCACGAGGCGGCGCCCCAAGTTCCTCGGGCTTCCTGCCCCGCATGGTGCGTGGCCTCGCACGGCCTCCTGACCGGGGAGGAGGACTGGGTGCACTCGGGTGAGCCGCTGCCGCTCGCCGACGGCGTGCAGGCGCTGCCCTGCCTGTCGGTCAACCCGGGCACGGGTGCGGTCGACGGGCCCTACGTCGTCATCGGTTGGGACCAGTACACCCCGGAGCAGGCGGAGGCGCTGGGGGCGGCGCTCATCGCGATGGCGCGTCGCGCTCGTCGTCCCTGAGCAGCGCGAAAGCGCTCTCCCGGTCCTTCACCCGCAGCTTGCGCAGCACCGCCGAGACGTGCACCCGCACGGTGGTGGGGGACAGGAACAGCTCCCGCGCCACGTCCTCGGTGGTCCCGCCCCGGCTGAGCGCCTCCATCACCTCGCGCTCGCGGGGGCTGAGCTTGTCCGTGGCCGCTGACCGGCGCCTCAGCCGGGGCAAGGTGGGCTCGCGGAACTCGGCGATCACCTTCGCGGCCAGCCAGCGGGGCAGCGCCGCCTCGCCGGCGAGCACGCCACGCAGGGTGGGGCCCAGCCGGTCGGGGTCCATGCCCTTGAGCAGGTAGCCAGAGGCGCCGGCCCGCAGCGCGGCGAACAGGTCCTCGTCGTCCCGGGAGGCGGTGAGCATGACGACCGCGGTGTCCGGCAGCGCACGGGTGATCTCGCCCGCCGCCGCCACCCCACCACCGGGCATGTGGACGTCGAGCAGGCACACCTGCGGGCGTGAGGCCCGGGCGGCCGCCACCGCCGCCCACGCGTCGGGGGCCTCGCCCACCACCTCACAGCTGTCGGCCTCCAGCGCCTCACGGACCATGCTGCGCACCGGCGCGTGGTCGTCGGCGATCACGACCCGGAGCGTGTCCGTCACGGCCACACCACCTCCACCGTCGTCCCCTTCCCGAGGGCCGACTCGATCGAGAACCGGGCGCCGGCCGCCGCGGCGCGCTCTCGCATGCTGGTCAACCCGAAGCCGCCCGGGCGGGTGGTCGCCGGATCGAAGCCGCGTCCGTCGTCGACCACGGTGAGGCGTAGCGGCTCGGCAGTCAGCACCACCCGCACCGTGCCGGCGTCCCCGTGTCGTGCGGCGTTGCGCACGGCTTCGGCGGCGATGCGCAACAGCGCCTCCCCGCGGGCCGGGGAGGTCTCCGCGGCGGGGGAGACGTCGGTGGCGGCGGCAACCTCGTACCGCTCCGCCGTCTCCTCCACGACCTGTCGCAGTACCTGGGGGAAGGGCTCGTCGAGAGGCTGGGCGAGGGCCGCGATCGCCCGGCGCGCCTCGTCGATGGCGCGGTCGGCGGCTCCTCCGATTCGCTCGACGGTCACCGTCTCGCTGGGCCGACGGGCCAGCTGCCGAGCCTGGCCGCGGATGTAGGTGAGCTCCTGCGTCAACCCGTCGTGCAGGTCACGCGCCAGGCGCCGGCGATCCTCGGCCACCGCAGCCTCGGCCTGGACCTGCCAGAAGGACTGGATCTCGCGGACCGCGCCGGTCAGCATCAGGAGGTAGGCGCCGAGCCGGAGCAGGTCGCCGCTGTAGACGTACTCGGTGTACAGCGAAGGGAAGAGGAAGTAGTGCAGGCGGGCGAAGGCGCCCAGCACGAAACCGGCCGCGAGCCAGCTGATCAGCTCGTCGGCGCCGGACCGCGACTGCCGTACCAACCTGATCGCGGCCCAGCCGTACGCCAACGCGCCCACCGCCTGGACGGCGAGGACCGCCGGGTGCGGGATCAACCGGGGAAGTGACGGATCCGCAGGCGAGCCGGAGGGGTCGATCGTCGGAGGCAGGTCTGCCGCCCAGACCGCCCCGACGCTCGCCACCACCACGAGCACGGCGACGAACGACAGCGTCATCCAGCCCGCGCCCCCGCGGCCGAGCCGCAGTCTGCGGGGAACGAGGACGGCGAGTGCGAGCAGCCCGGTGCCCAGCAGGCGGGTGCCCAGAGCGGCCCACTGGCTGGGGTCGTGCCCGTCGCCGGAGACGGCCGCGGGCAGCGCGGTCAGCACCAGGTTGGCGACGGCCAGGGCGCAGAGCGCCAGCACGAGGAGGAGTTCCCGCACCTGGCGGCTCCGGCGGAAGCGGCCGTACAGGAGGAAGCCGACGATCAGCGCCACGATGGCGTTGACCGTCTCGAGCATGATCTGCAGCGTCGGCGCACGGTAGGCGAACTGCAGGGATGAGACGCTGACCACCGCGATGGTGAGCACGCCGCCCAGGAGGGCGGTCCCGCCGGCCAGGACGGCGGAACCACGCGGCCCTGCCCGACCCACCGTGGTCGTCACGTCCGCAGCGTATCGAGTGCAGCGCATGATGCGACGAATCCGGGCGTTGTTGCCCCGACGGGGGGAGCCGGGGGTCGACGGGAACGGTGGACAGCGGCCCCGGCAACCGCCAACGGCGTGGCCGACCATCCGGTCAGCCGGTGCCGGCCGGCCGCGAGCGGTGTGCGGCCGGGTGTGCGTGGCGGCCGGGGTGGGGGAGCTGACCGGTGAGCGGCGGCCGGCGGTGCTGTCCGCGGCGCCGGTCTACCTCGTGGGCGTCTGCGGCGTGACCGTGGCCGCCAACGTGCCGCTCAGGACGGGCTGGCCCGGTTGCGGCCGGGTCCCCGGAGGCGGCGGACCGCTGGCCCGGCTGGGTGCGCCGGTGGACCGGCTGGAACATCGTCCGCGCGCCGTCCGGGGCGGTCGCCGCCGCGCTGCTCACCGCGCAGCCGTACGGCTGAGCGCCGACGGGTGTCAGGCGGGCTCGCGGTACCGGATGACGGTCCCCGCGCCGACGCGGCGGGCGGCGGTGAGGCTGAGCGTGGCGCGGCGGAAGACCTCGCCGGCGGACAGCGCGGGGTCGACCGGGGCGATGCCGGCCGCGGCCCACAGCCCCGGGATGCCCTGGTCCGCCACCGCGACGACGAGGCGGGAGGCCGCGGCGTGGGCGGCCGACGGCGGACCGGCGAGCACGATGCCGAACTCGGCCGGGCCCGAGAACGCCAGCCAGTCGTCGCCGCGCACCGACCGGGCCAGCAGCGTCGTCACCTGGGCGAGCGTGCTCTGCGGGGCGGGCCAGCCGTCGTCGCGGCGCAGCAGCCCGAGCGCGATCAGGCTGGCGGGACGCTCGGCCGCTTCAGGCAGCTGGGCGGCGAGCTGGCCGAGCAGGGCCTCGCGGGACGGCAGCAGCGCCGTCACGTCGGCGACCGCGGGACCGGCGGCCGCGGCGGGGGCCGGGAGTGGGGGGTTCTGGGACGCGATCGTCATGGCGAAGATGTCGGTGCCGGAGCTGCCTTCGTTGAGCCCCGCGGTGGGCAGGTCCCCCGGCAGAGGGAACGGGACCGTCCGGAACGGTGGCCCGGCGCAGCGGGAGTGGGGGCGCCCCGGCCGGGCTGCCAGGAAGGCTGGGGTCGTCCGGTGCTGCAGACGCGGGCGATCCAGGGGTCCAGGCTGGCCTGGGTGCGGTCCCTGGCGCCGAGCCCGGGCGCGCGCTGATGACCGAGCGCCTCGGAGGCCGTGGAGCCTTGCTCCCGCTAGGAGCTCGTCGATTCGTCTGGCGAGCCCATCCCGGGGCCCCGTTCGGTGCTGCCGTAGCGGCAGATGAAGTGCACGCGAACGAGGAGTCCTACGCCCGTGACAGCCACGAAGGAGACGAGGCCCCAGATCCAGTTCACCGCGAGCCAACCGAGGGGACCGAGGCCGAGGCCGATCAGTAGTTGCTTGAGCAGGTACGGCAGGAACGGGCCGGCGTACTTCGCCCGCATCGCGGGCATGCCGCTTCCCTCTGCTGTTCAGCAGCACGCTCGTAGCGGCGACGCCATGTCGGATCGCTTGCCATGCCTCACCTCCGCTCCCGGTTGACTGATCTTGGTCGAGCCCGCGACGGAACGCCACGCGGCACCGGCCGGCCCGGTTCGCAGGTCCCGTCGGCATCCCGCCATGCGGGCACCCTGGCGCCCTGGCGGGGTTCCGGATCTCGGGGGTGCCGTCCTCGTCCAGCTCGCCGGAGGGACGCAGCCGACGTCGTTCGAGCCGACCGAGCAGCTGGCCGCGCGCTCGCTGCCGAACTCAGGAGCAGGTGAGGCCGTCGCCCGCCAACGCCGTCGTCAGCTGCTGGGCCATGCCCTCCCACTGCTGGTACAGCTCCGGATAGGCCGAGCGCTGCACGGCCTGGGCCATCTCGGTGAGCCGGCCGGCCTCCCAGCCGGGGACGGTCACCAGGCCGTCGTAGAACTTGCCGGCGGCGTAGACCGGATCCCGCACCTGCTCCGGCGTTCCCCACCCCTGCGAGGGGCGCTGCTGGAACAGGCCGAGGGAGTCGCGGTCGCCGTAGTCGAGGTTGCGCAGCCGGGATTCCTGCTGCGCCGTGGCCAGTGCGATGACGACGGCGCGCTCGGGGAGCCCGCGCTCACGGCCGACCCGGGCGATCGTGGCCGCGTTCGCCGCCTGCTCGGCGGTCACCGTGACCGACCCGTCGGGCACGGTGCAGGTCCCGGTCGCGGGGGGTTCCCAGTGGCGCTCGGCGCCCCAGCCTGCACCGGCGAAGAGGGCCGCGGTCACCAGCAGCGCCGGCCACCACCGCAGCAACCCGGTGGCGCCACCGGCGCCGCGGGACCGCGTGGCCGCCAGGCGGCGGGCCGGGCGGCGACGGTGGGGTTGACGCCCGGCGCTCCGGCGCGCGGCGCCGCTCCCCGTGGTGCGGCGGGCGCCGGCCGGCCGTGCGCGGGTGGTGCTGCGCGCCCGGGCTGCGGCGGCGCGCGTCGCGGTGCGGGGGCTGGCCATCGTCACCGACTGTAGGTGCCGTTCCTGACAGTTCGCCGGACCTCGGGGCGAGCCCGCGCGCGGGGCTGTTCCCGCCCGGCTCGCGCCGATAGCGTGTGCCCGCCGTCGAGGAGGAGCCATGGTCGACGTCCTGCTGCCCGGGATCACCGCCACGCGGGTGACCACCCCGCGACTGACCCAGAACGTCGTGCACCCGGCCGCTCTCGAGCCGGCGCGGCTCGGCGATGCGGACGGCGAGGTCGTGCTCTTCGTGCACGGCAACGTCAGCTCCGCGCTCTTCTGGCAGGAACCGCTGCTGGCCCTGGCCCAGGAGACGCGTGTGCGGCCGGTCGCGGTCGACCTGCGCGGCTACGGCGACACCGACCCGCTGCCCGTGGACGCGCGCCGGGGCGTGCGCGACTGGGCCGACGACGTCGCGGCGCTGGTGGAGACCCTCGGCGTCGACCGGGTGCACCTGGTCGGCTGGAGCATGGGCGCGGGCGTCGTGCTGCAGTACCTGCTCGACGCGCCCGCGCGGGTCGCTTCGGTGGCGTTGGTGGCCCCGGTCTCGCCGTACGGCTTCGGCGGCACGGCCGGGCCGGAGGGACGACGCCTCGCCGAGGACGGCGCGGGCTCCGGTGGCGGAGCGGCCAACCCCGAGTTCGTCGCCGCGCTCGCCGCCGGCGACACGGGCGCCGGCAGCCCGACCAGCCCGCGGTCGATCCTGCGGGCGTTCTACGTGGCGCCGGGGTCGCTGCCGCTGGATCCCTCGATGGAGGACGTCTTCGTCGCCTCGATGCTGTCCACCCGCACCGGCGACGACCACTACCCGGGCGACTCGGCGCCCAGCCCGACGTGGCCGGGACTGGCGCCGGGGGAGCGTGGCGTGCTGAACACGATGGCGCCGACGGTCATGGACGTGTCGGGGATCGCGGAGCTCGCCGACAAGCCGCCGGTGCTGTGGATCCGCGGGGACGCCGACGCGATCGTCTCGGACACCTCGGTGTTCGACCTCGCCTACCTCGGGCAGCTGGGTGCGGTGCCGGGCTGGCCGGGAGAAGCGGTCTGCCCGCCGCAGCCGATGGTGACCCAGACCCGGGCCGTGCTGGAGCGGTACGCCGCGGCCGGGGGCACCTACCGGGAGGTCGTCCTGCCGGGGGTCGGGCACTCCCCGCACGTGGAGCGGCCGCAGGAGTTCGTGGTGGCCCTGCTGGAGCACCTCGACGTCCCCGCGGAGAGCCCGGCCTGACCAGGGCAGGACCCGCGGGCCCTGCCCCTAGTTGGCGTGGAGCTCGGCGTTCAGCGCACCCCAGTCGCCGTTCCGCGGCAGCGCCTCGAGCGCGCCGGTGACGCTGTTGCGCCGGAACAGCAGGCCGTTGCGGCCGGACAGCTCCTTGGCCTTCGTCACCGAGCCGTCGGGCAGCGTCACCCGCGAGCCGGCGGTCACGTAGCAGCCGGCCTCGACGACGCAGCCGTCACCCAGCGAGATGCCGATGCCCGCGTTGGCGCCCAGCAGGCACCCGCTGCCGATGGAGATCACCTGGGTGCCGCCACCGGAGAGCGTGCCCATGATCGAGGCGCCGCCGCCCACGTCGCTGTCGGCGCCCACGATCACGCCGGCGCTGATCCTCCCCTCGACCATCGAGGGGCCGAGGGTGCCGGCGTTGAAGTTGACGAAGCCCTCGTGCATGACGGTCGTGCCCTCGGCCAGGTGCGCTCCGAGCCGCACCCGGTCGGCGTCGGCGATCCGGACGCCCGAGGGGATGACGTAGTCGACCATCCGCGGGAACTTGTCGACGCTGAACACGGTCACGTGCCCGACGGCCGCACGCAGGCGGTGCGCGTTGAAGGTCGCCGCCTCCACCGGGCCGGCGCTGGTCCACGCGACGTTGGTGAGCAGGCCGAAGACGCCCGTCATGTTCGCCTGGTGCGGCCGGATCAGCCGGGACGAGAGCAGGTGCAGACGCAGCCAGACGTCGTGGGTGTCCACCGGCGGCGCGCTCAGGTCGGCGATCACCGTGTGCACGGGGACGACCTCGACGCCGCGCGACTCGTCGCTGCGCACCAGGCCGCCGTAGTCGGGGCCCAGCTCGCCCGACAGCTCCAGCGCACCGAGCCGCGTCGTCCCCGTGACGGCACCGGCGCGCGCGCCGAGCCGGGGCTCGGGGTACCAGGTGTCGAGCACCGTCCCGGAGCGGGTGACGGTCGCCAGACCGGCGGCGGAGGCGGAGACGGGCACGGCGGGGGCGGCGTCGGTCACGGCCACGACGCTACCGAGCCGCTCCCAGCGCCGGGGCGGCCGGTGGGGACGGCGCCCCCTAGGCTCGGCAGGCGTGAGTGCCCTGCCGCAGCTCGATCTCTCCGCCGACGTCCTCGCGCTGACCCGCGCCCTGGTCGACGCACCCTCGGTGTCGGGCGGCGAGGGACCTCTGGCCGACGCCGTGGAGGCCGGCCTGCGGGCGCTCGGCGGGCTGGAGGTGGAGCGGGTCGGCGACGCCGTGCTCGCCCGCACCAACCTCGGCCGGCCCACCCGCGTGGTGCTCGCCGGCCACCTGGACACCGTGCCGATCGCCGACAACGTGCCCAGCCGCGTGGACGAGGCCACCGGCCGGCTCTACGGCTGCGGCACCTCGGACATGAAGGCCGGCGACGCGGTGATGCTGCGGCTGGCCGCCACCTTCGGCGTCCCGGGTGCGGAGCCCGCGCACGACCTCACGTTCGTCTTCTACGACAACGAGGAGGTCGAGGCGGTGAAGAACGGCCTCGGCCGGGTGGCCCGCGAACGGCGCGGCTGGCTGTACGGCGACCTGGCGATCCTGCTCGAGCCGACCGACGGCGAGATCGAGGCCGGCTGCCAGGGCACGCTGCGCGCGGTGCTCGCGACGACGGGCCGGCGCGCGCACAGCGCCCGCAGCTGGCTCGGGGAGAACGCCATCCACGGGCTGGCCGGCGCGCTGGCCGCGCTCGCCGACTACCGGCCCCGCGAGGTGGAGATCGACGGGTGCACCTACCGGGAGGGGCTCAACGCGGTGGGCATCGCCGGCGGGGTCGCCGGCAACGTGATCCCCGACGCGTCGGCCCTGACGGTCAACTTCCGGTACGCCCCCGACCGGGACGAGGACGCCGCCGAGGCGCACGTGCGCGAGGTGTTCGCCGACGCGATCGCGGCGGGGGCCACGCTGACCGTCGTCGACAACGCGGGGGGAGCGCTGCCCGGCCTCGCGGAGCCGGCCGCCGCGGCGTTCGTCGCCGCCGTCGGCCGTCCGGCGCGGGCCAAGCTCGGCTGGACCGACGTCGCCCGGTTCGCCGCCTTCGGCATCCCGGCGATCAACTACGGCCCCGGCGACCCGCAGCTGGCGCACACCCGCGAGGAGCACGTCCTCGTCGAACGGCTGCAGCCGGCCGTGGACGCCCTGACCGCCTACCTGTCCGCACACCCCGTCCCGAGGAGCCAGGCATGACCGTGACCCCACCGCCGGACGGCCGCCGGCCGCGCCCCACGCGGCACCGCGGCCCGATCGTGCTGCGCGGCGGGGAGCCCGACCCGCAGCGGCAGGGGTCGACCACCGACCAGCGACTGCTCGACAAGCGGGGCCCCAGCGACTGGGTGCACACCGATCCGTGGCGGGTGCTGAGGATCCAGAGCGAGTTCGTCGAGGGCTTCGGGTTGCTGGCCGAGCTGCCGCGCGCGGTCAGCGTGTTCGGCAGCGCCCGCACCCCCCGCGACCACCCGCACTACGCGATGGGGGTCGAGCTGGGCGCCGCGCTGTCGGAGGCGGGGTACGCGGTCATCACCGGGGGCGGCCCCGGCGCCATGGAGGCGGCGAACAGGGGCGCCTCCGAGGCCGGGGGCCTGTCGGTCGGCCTGGGCATCGAGCTGCCGTTCGAGCAGGAGCTCAACGAGTGGGTCGACGTCGGCATCTCGTTCCGCTACTTCTTCGTCCGCAAGACGATGTTCGTGAAGTACGCGCAGGCATTCGTCATCCTGCCGGGCGGCTTCGGCACCCTCGACGAGCTGTTCGAGGCGCTCACCCTCGTGCAGACCCGCAAGGTCACGCGCTTCCCGGTCGTGCTCATGGGCAGCGAGTACTGGTCCGGCCTGCTCGGCTGGATCCGCGACACGATGGTCGCCGAGGGCACGATCAGCCCCGGTGACCTGGACCTGGTCACCGTCACCGACGACGTCGCCGAGGCGGTCTCGGTCATCCAGGCCGCCGAGGCGGCGCGCCTGGCAGGGGACGGCGGCGGGGGGATGCGGGCGCGGATCGACACCGGCCCCTCCGACGCCTGAGGTGCTGTCCTTCGTCGTCTTCGTCGTCGCCGTCCTGCTGGTCGGCGGGGTGCTGTTCCTGGTCGCGTCCCTGCTGCTCGGCCGGGGGGAGACCCAGCCGCCGGCCGAGCTCGACCGGTCGCCGGTCGAGCTGCCCGACGACCGCCGCGTCACGTCCGACGACGTCCGGGCGCTGCGGATCGCGGTGACCGCCCGGGGCTACCGGATGGCGGAGGTCGACTGGCTGCTCGACCAGTTCGCGCAGACCCTGGACGAACGCGACGACGAGATCGCCGCGCTGCGGGCCGAGCTGGCCGGGCGCACCGAGCAGGACCAGCCGACCGACCCGCGGGTCGTGTCGTCCGAGGAGGGGGAGAGCCGCGGTGCGTGAGGTGACCGAGCGGATCGACGTCGATGCGCCGCCGGAGCGGGTGTGGGACGCGCTGACGGCATGGACGCGGCAGGGCGAGTGGATGATCGCGACCGACGTGCGGACCGTCGCCGGGCCGGCCCAGGGGGTCGGCGGCCGGCTGGCCGCGCGCACGGGGCTGCCGCTGCCCGGTGGCCGGCACGTCGGGCTGCTCGACACCATGGTCATCACCGAGTGGGACCCGCCCCGGCGGGTGGTCGTCCAGCACACCGGGCGGCTGGTGCGCGGCCCCGGCATCTTCGAGATCGAGCCCCGCGGCGAGCACAGCACCTTCGTGTGGACCGAGCGGCTGTGGCTG is from Blastococcus sp. HT6-4 and encodes:
- a CDS encoding response regulator transcription factor — translated: MTDTLRVVIADDHAPVRSMVREALEADSCEVVGEAPDAWAAVAAARASRPQVCLLDVHMPGGGVAAAGEITRALPDTAVVMLTASRDDEDLFAALRAGASGYLLKGMDPDRLGPTLRGVLAGEAALPRWLAAKVIAEFREPTLPRLRRRSAATDKLSPREREVMEALSRGGTTEDVARELFLSPTTVRVHVSAVLRKLRVKDRESAFALLRDDERDAPSR
- a CDS encoding ATP-binding protein, which produces MTTTVGRAGPRGSAVLAGGTALLGGVLTIAVVSVSSLQFAYRAPTLQIMLETVNAIVALIVGFLLYGRFRRSRQVRELLLVLALCALAVANLVLTALPAAVSGDGHDPSQWAALGTRLLGTGLLALAVLVPRRLRLGRGGAGWMTLSFVAVLVVVASVGAVWAADLPPTIDPSGSPADPSLPRLIPHPAVLAVQAVGALAYGWAAIRLVRQSRSGADELISWLAAGFVLGAFARLHYFLFPSLYTEYVYSGDLLRLGAYLLMLTGAVREIQSFWQVQAEAAVAEDRRRLARDLHDGLTQELTYIRGQARQLARRPSETVTVERIGGAADRAIDEARRAIAALAQPLDEPFPQVLRQVVEETAERYEVAAATDVSPAAETSPARGEALLRIAAEAVRNAARHGDAGTVRVVLTAEPLRLTVVDDGRGFDPATTRPGGFGLTSMRERAAAAGARFSIESALGKGTTVEVVWP
- a CDS encoding alpha/beta hydrolase; this encodes MVDVLLPGITATRVTTPRLTQNVVHPAALEPARLGDADGEVVLFVHGNVSSALFWQEPLLALAQETRVRPVAVDLRGYGDTDPLPVDARRGVRDWADDVAALVETLGVDRVHLVGWSMGAGVVLQYLLDAPARVASVALVAPVSPYGFGGTAGPEGRRLAEDGAGSGGGAANPEFVAALAAGDTGAGSPTSPRSILRAFYVAPGSLPLDPSMEDVFVASMLSTRTGDDHYPGDSAPSPTWPGLAPGERGVLNTMAPTVMDVSGIAELADKPPVLWIRGDADAIVSDTSVFDLAYLGQLGAVPGWPGEAVCPPQPMVTQTRAVLERYAAAGGTYREVVLPGVGHSPHVERPQEFVVALLEHLDVPAESPA
- the dapD gene encoding 2,3,4,5-tetrahydropyridine-2,6-dicarboxylate N-succinyltransferase; the encoded protein is MTDAAPAVPVSASAAGLATVTRSGTVLDTWYPEPRLGARAGAVTGTTRLGALELSGELGPDYGGLVRSDESRGVEVVPVHTVIADLSAPPVDTHDVWLRLHLLSSRLIRPHQANMTGVFGLLTNVAWTSAGPVEAATFNAHRLRAAVGHVTVFSVDKFPRMVDYVIPSGVRIADADRVRLGAHLAEGTTVMHEGFVNFNAGTLGPSMVEGRISAGVIVGADSDVGGGASIMGTLSGGGTQVISIGSGCLLGANAGIGISLGDGCVVEAGCYVTAGSRVTLPDGSVTKAKELSGRNGLLFRRNSVTGALEALPRNGDWGALNAELHAN
- the dapE gene encoding succinyl-diaminopimelate desuccinylase, with the protein product MSALPQLDLSADVLALTRALVDAPSVSGGEGPLADAVEAGLRALGGLEVERVGDAVLARTNLGRPTRVVLAGHLDTVPIADNVPSRVDEATGRLYGCGTSDMKAGDAVMLRLAATFGVPGAEPAHDLTFVFYDNEEVEAVKNGLGRVARERRGWLYGDLAILLEPTDGEIEAGCQGTLRAVLATTGRRAHSARSWLGENAIHGLAGALAALADYRPREVEIDGCTYREGLNAVGIAGGVAGNVIPDASALTVNFRYAPDRDEDAAEAHVREVFADAIAAGATLTVVDNAGGALPGLAEPAAAAFVAAVGRPARAKLGWTDVARFAAFGIPAINYGPGDPQLAHTREEHVLVERLQPAVDALTAYLSAHPVPRSQA
- a CDS encoding TIGR00730 family Rossman fold protein — protein: MTVTPPPDGRRPRPTRHRGPIVLRGGEPDPQRQGSTTDQRLLDKRGPSDWVHTDPWRVLRIQSEFVEGFGLLAELPRAVSVFGSARTPRDHPHYAMGVELGAALSEAGYAVITGGGPGAMEAANRGASEAGGLSVGLGIELPFEQELNEWVDVGISFRYFFVRKTMFVKYAQAFVILPGGFGTLDELFEALTLVQTRKVTRFPVVLMGSEYWSGLLGWIRDTMVAEGTISPGDLDLVTVTDDVAEAVSVIQAAEAARLAGDGGGGMRARIDTGPSDA
- a CDS encoding DivIVA domain-containing protein, with amino-acid sequence MLSFVVFVVAVLLVGGVLFLVASLLLGRGETQPPAELDRSPVELPDDRRVTSDDVRALRIAVTARGYRMAEVDWLLDQFAQTLDERDDEIAALRAELAGRTEQDQPTDPRVVSSEEGESRGA
- a CDS encoding SRPBCC family protein, with amino-acid sequence MREVTERIDVDAPPERVWDALTAWTRQGEWMIATDVRTVAGPAQGVGGRLAARTGLPLPGGRHVGLLDTMVITEWDPPRRVVVQHTGRLVRGPGIFEIEPRGEHSTFVWTERLWLPYGLLGQVGWVLVKPFALVGIRLSLKRFAAFARTF